The genomic stretch GTTACTCACTGTTCACGCAGCGCACATGAGGCAGCAGCCTTTGACCAAAGGCGTGGGTAGCGGCAGTGCGGCACCCACACGCCAGCCTCAGCCTGtctgcctgtgctgctgtgCAAGCCAAGCGTGCGCGCGACGCGAGATGAGAGGGGCCGAGGGGGTTGATCTTTTCTTCCTGTGAAGTGAGATCACGCGCGGCGCGTGAGCTCCGCTGCAAAAGCGCCGAGAGAGCGGTGTGTGCCGGTAGCCCGGTGCACGTCGGACGTCACGAGCACGGCTGCCTTTTTTTCaggttcgggggggggggggggggggggggggggggggtctttaccGTGTTAATTTAATTAATCATTATCCCCTATAACAAGCCCTAATAAAAAAGACTACTGAGGTGAAAACATCCAGTAGGGCGTTGTCAATCTGCATTGGGATTCATTACCTacttaatgttttttttttcacttttgtGCTAAAGAACCTTCAACGCAAATGGAAATACATTGTAAACCCAGAAATAATTAAAGAGGCTTGGTCACTACCAGAGGAGCTATATAAGAATCTTGCACATCAAATATATATAAACAAGTGGTGTAAAATGGTCAAACATTACCCAGGGAGGATAAATGGATGGTTTCAcctgtgaaaaaaaaagacaatccAACTCTCCATCTGTTAGCTGCCATTATTGGATATGGATTtaccccttttcctttttgataGCTCTTTTTGTATATACTCTCTGCAAACNNNNNNNNNNNNNNNNNNNNNNNNNNNNNNNNNNNNNNNNNNNNNNNNNNNNNNNNNNNNNNNNNNNNNNNNNNNNNNNNNNNNNNNNNNNNNNNNNNNNTTCAGGTGGTAGTAGACTAGCAGTAATACCGCAGCAACGCCGCAATGCTGAAGATGCAGGCATGGATGAATAAAATGTCCTGGTGCCTTGCTTAGATCGGCCGGCGTAAGCGCACTGTTTACCTGCTCTGGAGATGGGCTTAGCCAAGAGATGGTCATTGCGACTTGCATCGATCACTCGGTTATCGAAGTAAGGTAGGCTAACGAAGTAACGAGAGTCTAGGATTTAGAGAATATGATCTTGCAAATGTTAAATAGCCTCTTCGTTTCGATTACCGAGCAAAGCTCGGTTTGAAACATTAATCTTTTTTTTATGGTTTGGATTTTGATATTTGAAAATTGCAGATGcagttttgtaaaaaaaaaatggtattATAACACTTTGCTTTTGCTAcaaatttatttaatttatagTAAGAAATCAGCAGATATCTCCGAGCTGGTCCACTCGTAAAACATGGCGCCACTAAACAAGATGACGGTGATCGATGGCATTAGCTCGATGCTGATCAAAACGGAGGGTACAGAGGTACAAGCCCAACACACACATCAGGGCACGACAACACCACGTGCACTCTACACAGAGACACACACTCTAGATCTCAAGACATGTACGCTGCGACCCTGCGGCATCTGCATATCGCACGCGCGTCCCCCGGCTCACAAGCACACGTACGTGCACATTATTACAAGCACACACGCATCCATCCATGCAAATATGCAGAGATCGATGCTGACACGCCGCGCGCTCTAGCCATGCAGCATGCACACGATCACGGgacgccgccggcaccgccaccgccgcctccaccgaggccgccgcctcctccgaaCCCGCCGAACGGCCCGGCGCCGGCCACGGCCCCGCCGAACGGGCCGAACCCCGCGACGCCCCCGCCCAGCGGGCCATGGACGCCGCCgaagaggccgccgccgcgggtccGCCCGCCGAACACGTCGGCGGTCTTGGCCTCCTCGTCCACGGCGCCGGCGTTGGCGCTGTCGTTGTCGTCGTCGGCCCCGGCGACGGCTTCTGCCGCGAAGGTGGCGGTGTCGCAGTCGCGGGGCattcccctcgccgccgccgccgccacggcgaggCAGAGCAGGAGGGAGGCGATGAACCACCACTTGGCCGCCATTGGACTTGGACAGCTAGCTCTTCGAGTGTTCGTGTGGTGGCTGAGGTGAGGACAGTGATGGACTGATGGGGGGTTTTAAAGGGGTGTGGAGGAGGGGGACAGGTGAAGAGCAGTGGCAGCAATAAATGGCCGGCGCGCaagcaagctagctagctagtagcagTTCAGCAGCGCTGCCATGGTTGTAATAAATCGGAGACGAAGAGGTGGATGGATCGACGAGCAGGCCAGTTATTGCGAGCGCAAGGAATGTTGCATGAGCTATGCGAGGTGCTGTAGAACACCAGGGACACAACTTTTCAATAACAttactttcaaaaaaatttctatATAGTTTCAGTGAAAATAATGCAATGGAGACATAGAAAGCGCCGAAATTCTTTGGATAAATAGAGTAAACACTGGATCTAGTTGCTGGGGGCACAAACTGGATGTAACCCTGCTTTAGTCTGCAATCGTACAGTGGAGCAAAGTCATGTACCATCCACTACATACAAAGGTTCGTCGAAGGACACAAGAAGACTGGTCAAGACTGGATTACCAAAGATGAAGAAGGTTCGTCGATCCTTTAACCCTGGACACACAAAGGTTCCGATCAGCCTTGCTCAGACTTCTTTTATTTGCTTTGGGCCTCTTTGTGCTCTTGCATGAGAAAAGGATCCATGGTGCATGCTTTGGCAGTTTTGGAGCtctaatttctttctttttctttatctcTCCCTCTAACTCTCCATCTACCCTTTGTCCTCTTACTATGCATGCTCCCTGCTTGTTAATTATAGCCTTTTTATAGGATGGAGATAATTGCATGGTATGGATAACTCCTCTGAAAACTAATTTGAAAAGAATGTGTTGATGTTTTACAAAAATCTGAGATAATATTAACTGGCCCTTAAGGAATTCGAAGTCAAATAATGTCGAACTCTATAATCCATGATATATGTTCTGTTGCAGTGAAAACCATTAAAGGATGAGGTTATTTGCAAGCAGTGCATGCCAATAGACAGGGCAAATCAAAAGCATCTTTAGCAAGTGAGGCTACTTTGCCTCTGTGCTAGGGCACAGGCCGGAATGGATTTCACACACCATCACAAGATAGATAACAAACAAAGCCTTAGAAATTATTGGTTATCTAATCTGTTACCTGTTTCTCTAGAGCAAACTTGCAATATGCTCTTCCAATCaatacaaaaagaaaacaaacatacagaaaagaaaagaagaataaaTACTACTGCAGACATGTGCAATGCAAAACAAGTACTGAAATAAAGGAGCTCTTGCACATATCTCTCTGCCCAACCTTTAATCTAATTTGATGCCCGTCTTTTGTGAGAAGGAAGCGTGACAGTGCTGCCTTTTCAGTCTTTCCAAACCACCATCAGTAGAattgctattttttttccaaaaagcGAAAGTTTTCATGCTAACAATCATCATAAATAGCAGTGTGTAGAACATGATAGGCCACTTTGCCCTAGTTACACCAGCATCCCGGCCAGACCAACCACAAATGTGGCTCTGCCCCTTCTTGCAACAAATGATCAGATCCAGAGCAAGTACTTCAGAAACTTCCATTCATCGGGATCCGGGTGCGGGCGTCGCCACCTACGCTCGGCCTGGTGATCTTCCTGACTCTCCAGCTCCCCTAGAAGAATGCAGAACTGTGAGCCATTGGAAACTAGAGTAAGGGAATGGATTGGAACACCCTGCAGTTGTGTTCAAGCCATCAAGGTGACTTATACTCTGCAGCATTAAGCTTTTGATGAACCAATAGCTAATTATTAACGGCATAGTAGGGTTTACTTTGTTTAATTTGACTGCCTCAGCTGATTGTTGACTAATCATTTCGAGTATGATAAGTGCATGCAGGGTACTCATTAGGGGAGTGTGGCTAGATTTGCCTTGTAAAGTGTTAGCTTACTGGTATCATCATGGAAGCAGGGGATATGCAGGTGCAATGAGGACCGAGTGTAATAATCTTTTCAGTGTTGGCATCTTAGTATATATCATCACGAACTTATGACATTTGAATTATGAAATTAAAAGTAAACCTTACATTTGGATATAACATGATTTACTCAATAAAGAACATATAACATGGAGACCTTGTTTAGTAAATCAATGCCCTGAAATCAGAAGTTAAGCAAGCTCTTCTTTACTATAATTTATCACATTTGATTTAGTCTATTGTCTACACCAAAAGCATGAGAAAGACAATTAGGAATTAGGGGTGCGTGGAAGGACATGGCCAATATCATGAACTTCCCATCTTctgccttcttctttttttcagaaTTTGGTTTCAAATGAGAATTCGGGAGGTCAATGGAAGGACATGACCATAGAATTGAATACCATGCTATTACTTCTTTTACACTTTGGTGTGAAACTGTGAAATCAGAGTATCAAGAGATCTATGGAAGGGCATGAAGATAGGAACTTGATTGGTAAGTTGAGACTTCTTAGGCATTCAGCATGAAATTTTCCTTGGAGAAGAACCCAGAGCTTTCcctaaaaagaaatttaaaaagAACACAGAGAGAGAAAGCAGCACAAGCCATGTTTGCATGCAAGAAATAGATGCATGGTACCTGTTGTGGATTGGATCCGGTCCATTGGGCACCCTCCTCTTGCTGTTGCTCAAAGGATCATCACCATCCCTCAAGTCATCCAATGTCCTCCTCTGATCAGCCAACCCTCCATTGGTTCCGATCACCATCCTCCTACCACCTACCGCAGCGAAGCTCAATGGAAGCGACGCCTTCCCACTTCTCTCCATAAAAAAAGACACTAGAACAAGGCTCCCAAGCAGGATGGCCATCGCCGCCACCGATGTCCACCTCGCAGACCCAGCCGGTCTGCTCATAATCTTATCCTACTTTCAGTTGCAATTTTGCACTGCCACTACCCTTCTATGAGCTTCTCATGTGGTGGTGCAACTATGAAAATGTAAGGTCATTCCTCAATGTGAGGCCACCTCTCTCAGCACAGTATATTGTGGAGAGGCTGTGTGTTTTCTCCAGAGTTTCTTGTTTCTGCAACAGGTTCTGATGTGCTTTTGAAGGGTCTCTAATGTGGGGGGGCCAGGGCAGAATCAAAGCAAGCCAGCAGCCATGCCTTCTTTTGTCCTTTGCTTTTTGAGTTATGTTATTTTCTCCCTtctctttaattttttttttctttctgagaTCTTTGAATGGTAAAAGAGAATGAACAGGAGTTTCAGATGGCAAGCTGGCAGTGCTTTCTGGTCCATGAGTACACCTTGGTCTTGAAATACAACTAAGGTTAGAAGATAACCTAGATTACATGGAAGTGATTAGAATAATGAAACAAAGGGGAGATGTGATCTTTGAGCAAATCTAGGAGGAGGCATGACAGCTGAGAGATTGCACTGGCAAAGTGAGACCCAAAAGCAGCATCAAAGTGAGGAGCACCCTGAAGGAATACACATCTCCATGCCACTGCTTTCAGGTGATATGTCACTGTCCTTTTTATTGGATCTTGAATTCTTGACTGTGCATTACATTTTTCATTTTCAGGCACGAGGAACCATTGTGTTGAAGATCCATTCAATTTGGAAGTCCATAAAAAATAAACCTAGGTTGTGAACTCCTTTTGAGATCTGATTTGTCAACAATTATCTTTTTTTAGCAAACAAAGCTTCTTTGAACAAAAGGAAAGCTGAGGCAGGTAGGAAAGTCCACACAACTTCTATGTTGTGGAAAGTGCCAAAGGAGTTGGTTATTTTTGAGGCAGCCTGACACACTGGCTGTCCTGAAATCCACTGTTATGCAAAGCAACAAAATTAAAGTGGAACATGGAGTTGCATTGCTGCCACTGCCAGTGGTAGGGCAGATTCCATTTCTTCTGAGTCAGTAAATACCAAAAGTTACTTCATCTTTCCTTGCAGTAAACTTTGTAAGGCTTCAACTGCACTCCCAGTCGACTTGAAGGTTTCAAAAACATAAGAAGAGGAGGCTTCTACCACCACTACTGTTCAAAATCTGAAAACTTGAACACTGCCTCATTTATGATCTGAAGAAAACTTTCTCTAGTTATGTACACATCAAGAATAAATCCAGCATCTGATGCCGGCGTTGCATTTTGAAAGAAATGCAAAAGCATCCTATGAATCACAGACTCTGCAGCTCTTCCGGCATTCACCAGGCGATCCCTCGGTGCCTACCATGTACACCGGGTTCTTCCCGCATTCGCCCGCCACAGCCCATTGCGCGCAATACTCACTCTTGTCAGTGCATCCTCCAGCCTCCTCCTTAAGGTCCGGGGAATTCTCATAGGACTTGACATGGATCCACTTTGGTGCAGACCATTTCTCGCCTTCGATGACCGGGCAGCTCCCATGGAGGCTGAGCAGGTCCGGCACTCCATTAACGTGAAGGCTGAAGAAGAGCACCGCGTCACCTTTCACCGGTTTCACTGCAACAAGAAAATCAACCTTGTTAACCTCAGAATTCAGACTTTCAGAGCTTCAGAGCCCGATGCCTCTGTTCTTGCAGAAAGACATGGCGCAACATTCTGAACGATTTAGAGGTGGCAGATTTTCAGTTGTTTTGAGATGAAAGTTTACATACCTGCCAACCCTTTCTTTGCACATTCAGAGAAAGTGTCATCCTTGGGCTGAGACTCCCACCCCTGCATCAGTTTGAATTGGCAACGAATGTCAGTATGGCACAACGATTCATAAAGCACTTGGGACTGAACACATGGAACCTGTTGGGTACCTTGGCGTTGGGGAAGACGGTCTCGCCTCCCTTTTCGACGGTGGACAGGTACATGAGCACGGTGGCGTAGCGGTGGCCTCCCCGGGCCTGGTTGACCTTGTCCTGGAAGTAGTCGAAGTGCGGCTCGTACTTCTGGCCGTGCTCGTACCGGAGTATCTGAATGTTCTCAGCGTTCTCTGATGAAACCACCCATTATTGGTTACACGTCAAAGACCTCACCCTGAATACACATCCTAAACTAAACTGAAGCAAACAATCTGAATATTCCATCTCACCTTCAGGAAGAAACGTCCATGCCGCAATCCTCTCCTCAATCCTACTCACCACCGGATCCTTCGCAACGCAAGAAAAAGGAAACCATTGACATCACTTGTTAGAATTTAGAACTGGAGATCGTTCATCTGTTGCAAAATTCAGCAACAAATTCTTAGCGGTTTCGAGTACCGAATTGGCTACTGAAACTGGTCCCGGATGCAGCAAATGAGTGCTGTGTCAGgactagcagcagcagctgcagctgcagccatgGACCATGGATGGCTACTGATCCCTGCAACCCTAGTAACTGCTGCGCAGAGGGCAGCCAGTGGTGGTCCGTCCGGCGACTGACGCCGGCCTGGATGTTTACGGGTTGCCGGGGTCGTCGTGCCGCCAGTGAGGTTCAGAGCAACGAACGCAGCCGGTGGGTAGCGGCATTGACTTTGCAATAGGTCTCGGCACCGGGTGACAGGGAGGGGCCAGAGGATCAGGATCGAGATGGCGTCCGTGCTTCAGAGAACGTTGCGAAGGAGACGAGATCCCATGGAACAGTGGGGTTGCAGTGGCCGCAGGTTTGATAGTGAGCCACAAAATGAGCAATATGGACCGGTGAATTTTGGGAGAATAAGGCCAAACCAAGTTTTACATGGATTGCGCACTGTAAATTTTGTAGCATGTGGTGACAACTACCATATAGGATGTGAATTTTGGGAGATAAAATGAAGTGGCTTAAACATATATagagaaaaaacaaaaatggaATGGTTTAAACATTTAtagtaaaaaataaaataaaatacagcGCGTGTGGGTAGGGGTACCTGGCGCTTGTCGAGGAAGGTGCCGGAGCTGGTGCGCACCTCGCTCATGACGCTCTTGCCGGAGCGGTTGTCCGCCACCATGGACCGCCGCACCTTGGCCTTCCCCAGCCTCACCAGGTGGTCGCACTCCGCGTCCGACAGGAACCCCCTGTACACGAAGATCCTCGGCTGCCACGAGACTGCCTTCACGCGCGACGAGTtgaacggcggcgccggcgccacgaCCCCACCTCCGCCGTGCTCCGCGGCGCCCAGGAGGAGCACCGGCACGACGGCAGTGGCGGCCAGCAGGAGCGCCACGGCGAGCAGGacgccgcggaggcggaggcggagcctCATAGTCATAGCGGTGATCGATCacggcagggaggaggagggaataAAAAACAGAGCACGCGCCGCCGTGTCCGTGCGCACGTATCACTACTAGCTACCGCCGCGGCCGGGCCAGCTTTATACCGGGCGCCGAGCTAGGCGTCGTCCCGGTGCTTGGATTTTCCTGTGGGTTTCTCGTGCGCGATAcgtcggcggccgccggggTTTTCCCTAGCGGCACGGTCGCCGGAGTCGGTCGGGCTAGTGCGCGCGGTCGCTGGTTTCTGTTTCTGTGCGGGTGCCCACGGCATGGCGGGAATTAAGAAACGAATTAAACCGGGGGAGGAAAGGAAACCGGCGCGGCGCGTGCGCGTGGCCGTGCTGGTCGGGGGAGGTggtgccggccgccggccgggcccATGGTTTCTGCCGAGACGGCGAGAGAAACTGGAGCAGAGAAGGAAGACAGGGAAGGGAAACCAGCAGCGATGGATTTTTCTACGCGCGATTGACTCTTTACCACCCTGCGGCGCTCCTCCGGGCTTCGAGCGATTGTTTCTAGACTGGCTAAACGTGCATCATCACCTCTTGGTGGGTCTCTCTACCCACCCAACTCCGAACATGCAGTCATGCAGACACTACAGtatgacaaaaataaaataagtttttCTTAACGTGGATAAAACAAGTTAAACTCTGAAAAGCCATCTACGACATGAATTTTCTCCGGTGAAACTGGCACTTCCGTTCATGGAAAATGGTTTGCTGTCAATAGCCCGTTGAACTTAATCATCACAACCCATAAACAATATACTACATCACATATaaaatgtttttttccttttttaataaAAGTCCAATTACTCCCTATGTCCCAAATTACGATCCGTTTTGGTTTTGCTAGGTACATGCCTTTTACTACGTAtttagacatagtgtatatctaaacGCATATCAAAatgtatgtatctagaaaagccagaacaaatagtaattttggACGGGGCAGTAGTGCTTAGTGGATTATGATATTGTACATTTACGCGTGCTTCACTGCTTCAACGTTTTTATTAAACTTGATTCAGCAACATGCAAAATCTGAATTAACATCTAAGATGAATTAGCAAAATATTAATATAATAAAATTTAAATGATATTTTAAATATTGAACGTGcatattcaaaatgttgaagtagtacATTAAAAATGTACACTAATGAATTGTATTTATTCCGAACAATACGATGATTCAAGAACTGTTTCCGAGGGTTTTATTAGCTTCGCAAGATAACGTAGTGTGAAGCTGTATTGCATACTGGGGTAATATTGAAGTAATCGGGTGGAACCAGTTTAACTTAATCGGTGAATCTATTTTGGCAGAAGTCGTCACAAACGACATTTTGAGATGAAATTATATTCCAAGTTTAGAATTTAAAATAATTAATCACCCATCCATCCctcttcaattaaattattataCCACAAATTATCCGCATGACTAATCTCAGACATCGAAGAGTGAATCCTTGCGGTAATCAAACCTAAATATAGTTTTGTGGGCCGAATAGTGAAAGAAGTCCAGAAGGCTCGTCACGGCCCACTTGCAAAGCGGGCGGCCGCGTTCCCAAACCGCCGCAGCCgtctccccaccgccgccgcttcgtcTCTCTCCAGCCGTCGACCACATCTCCGATCCCTTCCCGTCCGCGCAGCGCCGGCGCCCACCTCGCCGCAGAACGCTTCACCTCCCGGGCGCGTGCTCCGGCTATTGGCTCTCTCACCGCCTTATCTTCTCCCCGCCCGCCTCCGGCCGCACGCACCCGATTCCTGCTCGTTGCGCACCTTGAATCCCCGATCCCCTCACCTGGGGTGGAGGGAGATGTCATCCCTCGCCATTTTTTTCGGATCCGTGCGTGTGATAACAGATGCGAGTCCTTCTCCTGTTGTCGCAGATCCGCCGGCGAGTTGCATTGTTGTTGGGAAGGTGATCCAACTCGGCAAGGACCGCCCCCAAGTTGGCTCGGGGTGTGTTGAAGACATCGTGGCCGGCGTTCTCGAAGTCCCTTTGAAGGTCACGAGCACGCAGAGGACATCGGTGTCGGGCGCGACCTTGATTGCGGTTGTCGCGGGCTGGGGGAGATCGGTGCCGTGCGTTGTCATCCGCGATAGGCTCATCGCGTTGGTTGTGGTGTGCTTGTGCGGCCTGCTTCTGCTGACGTTGGGCCGCGCGGTCGGCGTTGCGCGCATTGCGCCTCTCTTGCTGGGAGTCGGTTTTGCCGTCGACTATCACTTCAAAAAGGATTTAATTTAATAAATCTTGTGCACGGATATACCCCGTTTTAGCACTTCACCCCGAGAGTATTTGGGGTATTGTATTTTCCTTAGGGAACGGAGGTGTAACAGTCTTCGACTAGTCTAAGCccagagaaggaggaagaaaggatgGTCTGGGTAGTGTGGTTATCTACGGGAGAAAATATACTCGGGAAAGATAAACTCCGCTACTACTCGCTTGCTTCGGGCACCGGTCGACGCTTGGTCTGCCAAACGTCTCCGACTATTAGCTCTACGCCGAACTCGAACGTGGAGGAATAcaagtgttggggggaaatattaacgacctcctaatgctgcttaaagcaacagtcatgaaggcccaggcccacctgcggtaattacgattaccgccgacccagtagaggcagaggacatcccactccgtctcgcccgacccagggccccggggtcggacaatcccgacccctcgatggcgggactctgcctcgcccgaccgcggtcccagggtcgggagcgcccgacccctcgccgcaaggctccgcttcgcccgaccccgggcgtagggggtcggactcatcccactccgtctcgcccgacccagggccccggggtcggacaatcccgacccctcgatggcgggacttcgcctcgcccgaccgcggtcccagggtc from Setaria italica strain Yugu1 chromosome II, Setaria_italica_v2.0, whole genome shotgun sequence encodes the following:
- the LOC101774942 gene encoding shematrin-like protein 2; this translates as MAAKWWFIASLLLCLAVAAAAARGMPRDCDTATFAAEAVAGADDDNDSANAGAVDEEAKTADVFGGRTRGGGLFGGVHGPLGGGVAGFGPFGGAVAGAGPFGGFGGGGGLGSLAQK
- the LOC101769812 gene encoding probable prolyl 4-hydroxylase 4, yielding MTMRLRLRLRGVLLAVALLLAATAVVPVLLLGAAEHGGGGVVAPAPPFNSSRVKAVSWQPRIFVYRGFLSDAECDHLVRLGKAKVRRSMVADNRSGKSVMSEVRTSSGTFLDKRQDPVVSRIEERIAAWTFLPEENAENIQILRYEHGQKYEPHFDYFQDKVNQARGGHRYATVLMYLSTVEKGGETVFPNAKGWESQPKDDTFSECAKKGLAVKPVKGDAVLFFSLHVNGVPDLLSLHGSCPVIEGEKWSAPKWIHVKSYENSPDLKEEAGGCTDKSEYCAQWAVAGECGKNPVYMVGTEGSPGECRKSCRVCDS